Below is a genomic region from Eremothecium sinecaudum strain ATCC 58844 chromosome V, complete sequence.
CTTACTGACTCTTTTCCTGGAGGATACCTGTTTGGTATTGGTTTTCGTATCGTTATTAGATTTTGACTGAGGAATCGCTTCAGGATCTGCAGATGGTGTACTATTTGTATTGTCCACAAATTTAACTGGTTGTTGTGGTTGAGCATCATCGTCACGGACATGTTCGATTGTCCAGGGAAGATAGAAGTACTTGAAAAATATACTTAAACATACACCATCGAATGCTATGCTGCTGGAACCTTTTTTGAGCTGGTAGGCGATGGATAATGTGTCCAAGACATCGGTGGTGTAGTTCTCTTGGTTAAAAGATGCGATTAAGTCGTCACAATTTTTGTTAAATGCTTGATAATTCAAGGATGGCAGTAATAACTCAGCATGTTCCTTCTCATTGAGTTCAAGAGCAGTTCTTGCACCTGTGAGGAATAATTCTACTGCTCTATCGGTGGCTTGTGCTCCATTAATCATACCAGACCCAAATCTTCTCATTTTTCTCGCCGCGTGTCCTAGAGAAATATAATCATGCTTACTGCTTAATAAATTCAGATAGAACATGACATATTGGTATGTGTATACAAAATGTTTTCCTGGTCGCTCATACTCCGGTTTCCAGATGTTGACGAGATTTTTGTTGACGCTTTTTAAGGCCATTAATTGACCCATTTCCTCAATGGCACCATCAATGTCGCCGAAGTCATCAAAAAGAACCTTTGCGATTCTATACCGCGGTCTATGGTGCCACTTCCTTTTGTCAGAGGCAAGAAGTTTTCGTAATAGCTCAATGACCTTTTTATAGAAATCCGATTTAGAGGTAGAGTCTGTTGTTTCAAAAAAAGATGCATCTTGTGCGAAGAAGTCATTGTCCATTGATAGCTGCTTCATACCCTCCGTGACGGTGATCCAATCATTTTTAACCGATTTGTAACACTTTACCACAAGCGAATAATGTGGCTCAAGTATTACATCCCCATTTGTAGATGCAGCAATTGCCAAATTGCATGCTTCTATAGACAAGTCATTACAGTTTTTGGCAAAGTCAGCCTTCTCGAGCTTGAATCTCAACTTGACAATGTAGTGGATGTTCAACCAATTTTGAGTGGAATCGGGCAATTGTCCGTGTAGTTCGTAGGCTTTCTGAAAGGATAATAGCGTAACGTGATAAATATTCTCGACGGAAATCGAGGGCACCGAATTGCCTGGAGATTCAACTAACTCGCGATCTTCTGTTAGAAGCAGGGTAGGACCAAAGTTCCATTGGAAACAGAGGCTATCCATAGGCTTATGATGAGCATTTAACAATTCAAGCGCCAGGGCCTCGTATATTTCCCGTATAATAAGTTCGTTTTCTGACTTCTGAGTCCCAGTGATTGTCTCCGACTGGGTGACGGCTTGGCAAAGGCTTAATGCCATTAGGTAACACATTATAGCTTTTCTTTGAACTGATGCAATCGTCGCTTTCTTTGCAGGGACCACGAGTTTATCTGACGTCCAAATTAAATCATCCTCTACAACGTAAGAATAGCACTTACCTAACAACAACCATGTTTCAAAACGATTAGTTTTGTACAAGATATCAGTCTTTAATGTTTCTATAATAGAATCAAGCTCAGATGGACGAGCCTGTAAGGTCTTCTTACGAAGCTTATAGAAGTTTAATAGTTGCACCCCACTAATATAATATAATCCAAGGTCGATTATTTCTTGCAGCCCATCGCATGGCTTTGTCAATTCTATTTCTAGAGTTCCATTAAGTGCCTCTCTTATTGTTCTTACATTCACCGGAGATTCCAAGTACTGTTCAAAGAAGTAAAAATTCCGAGAGAGAATATGGCTTTTCGAATAATTTACTTTACCAATGACTTCAATTACATTATCAATTAATTGTTTGAAATTAGACCTGCTAGTTGTTATTAGGAAGGGATTCTTATTTTGGTATTCATACCTAATGAGATATTTTGCCAGCCGGACAGCACTTTCTAGATCCATCGCATGGGCGTTTGTATTATGCTCTTCAAATGTAAGAGAATCACCCCCTATTGATAAATGATACTTGCACAAGAGAATTTGCCTCAATGGTGTAAATGTTGAGCTGTTTGATACTGAACAAAAGAAGCTTTCTGCTAAATTGAGGAAATTACCGCTGCCAGAATCACAGAATTGAAAACCACCGATCAACGAGTGTAGCTCACAAATGAGATCAACTGTTAAAAACAATGCTGATGAAGAATCTTTTGTTTCAACGTATTTCCTGAATAGCATTATCAGCATACAAACAATATCGATAAAGATATCCTTTAGTATAGAGGACGATTTAGCTGCCTTCTTGAAGAATGACTGAAACTTTCTATTCCTATTGTTAGACAACGTCTCAAAGTAAATTAGAGGATAAATTACGATAAAAACCCTGGTCAAAAGTTCAAACCTATCTGCAATATCATCGTCAACTATTATTTCCCATTCTTTGTTATGATCTGAAATTAACTCAATGAAGAGGGAGGTAAACGACTTAACTAATGAGAGGGTCGAAAGGAGTGTTTGCTGCCTTTGAAGTTGCGACTGGTTGCTATACTCCTTAGAACACAACCTATCATATAATCCTCCAAGGACTTTGAAGTAACAGAGTTGGAAATTTTTATGATCTTTCATAGTAAGGTAATGATCTAACACTATTCTCCACAATTTTAGTTTTAGTAAAAATGGCGACTGTTTCACAAATTCTGCCATTTCTATCTCCTCTGGAGCATCCAGCTCGGTAGATACCAATAATACCCTCGATAATGCTTCCAACTGATCGTGATTTGATTCATCTTCATTCTCAGTATCTGAAGTTGGCATCATGGTAAATTTACAGACCATCTTAATTTTTGAACGCTGGGATTGAACTGTCTGAATATGAAGACGTGGAGTATGCTGGTAGTTAGCGTATGAAATGTCAATTTCAATGTTAGACTTATTCAATTCCGCAATTATATGATCCAAAGAAATAACAAGCCTTTCATCAGTAACTTCACTAATACATTGTAGGTAGCAGAACTTCGACCATAGATACCGAAATTTTAGCTTCCCTTCGAAGTTTATTTGATCCAAAAGCCAAATCCACCTGTCAAGCTTTTTTCCTAGTTTATTCTTTTGACCATCTAGTTCTCCAACCTTGCTTCCACTGAGTTTTTTAGCTGTCATTTCAGTGTATATACCGCTTAGCATATTCACAAGCACTTCGTAAACCGATAAACCTAGCGCATCGTATTTTTTCCGTTGAGCATACACGATATCAAAGATTGTTGATTCCATGCTCACTGCAAAAGATTCAATTGTATCAAATAGAATTGGAGACCAAAAGGAGTCTGTTATAAGACAGGTCTCATCGGGGCCCTTCACAGAGAGTAATCTGTCCAGCAGTAGTAATCTGACAGCATGGAAATGCAGTTTATTATCATTAACAGTAGATACAAAGTTAAGGACATCCTCATTGGGTAATTCGGTCAAAGATATTGTAGGATGGTTTTCGTCCGTAAACATACTTGATCTTAATAAAGATATCACTTGAAAACTATCTTCACCTTTACCCTTCCTTTTTGTTGTGCCCTTAGAGTCATTTTGATTCAAAAATTCTGTATGCTTACTAGTCCAGGAGTTCAAACATTCGTAAAAGTCCAGCATTGCCATTCTGCCAGGATATTCGACGGAAATTGATTCTGGATTTAGACGCTCCACGTCCAGCTTTTCAGAACTTCCTACAAAATCGGTGCATCTATTGAATATCTCAAAGAATCCTACATGAGGTTTCAGTAACTCTGTTTCGTTAAATTCAGGATTCTTCACTTTGAAACGCTTGCTGGATCTTTGCGCAGGTCGCTGAGTTTCACTGTGCTCCTCTGATTCTCTTTTATCTTCTGGCTTTACTGATGAACCTCCTTCATCTTGTTCCTGTTGACGCAGCAGGCTAGAAGTGAGTTCGGATGCAGTAACACTAATACCCTCTTCATTACATGGTTTAACTTCAATTACATCCCGCTCAATTCGTTTCTCGTTGTAAACAAACTTAATGGATTCAACTGGCTCCTTTGCCTCGCTATATGGATCGGGAATTTTGCTGAACAGGTTGGCATATTTAAACTTGGGCACCAGATTTCGGAATGATTCCGCGATACATTCCCAGCTTAACTCGTCCAGATTCACAACATATTCGTCTAACTCCTTCATCATAACGTCGTCTTCCTCTTTCATCATTCCAATACGATCCAAGACTGGCGGAAGCACCGATGGCTGTATTTCACTGTCTTTGATCAAACAAATCATCTGTGACGCAGAAGCAGACGTGTTAAATTCCTTTAGTTCTGAAAGCAAATCAAGATACTCTTTAATGAATCTTTTCTTCTCA
It encodes:
- the HIR3 gene encoding Hir3p (Syntenic homolog of Ashbya gossypii ABL081W; Syntenic homolog of Saccharomyces cerevisiae YJR140C (HIR3)); this translates as MSVFTALNSSPHDALLEAEVHSRELQVEESFRVFQSALYHLKAKRFEDAEEKFVQLFNIDVLKPDQWGFYKYSSPTLDSLRYLAYRNRGVFYYQYVKENMDKMDKDGIVDCILKVVENLVQSLQHSNGDAAVTKLLLQVFKGFKTKRLQRWILEYEATKEPDETLLIGRGNALLPEKKRFIKEYLDLLSELKEFNTSASASQMICLIKDSEIQPSVLPPVLDRIGMMKEEDDVMMKELDEYVVNLDELSWECIAESFRNLVPKFKYANLFSKIPDPYSEAKEPVESIKFVYNEKRIERDVIEVKPCNEEGISVTASELTSSLLRQQEQDEGGSSVKPEDKRESEEHSETQRPAQRSSKRFKVKNPEFNETELLKPHVGFFEIFNRCTDFVGSSEKLDVERLNPESISVEYPGRMAMLDFYECLNSWTSKHTEFLNQNDSKGTTKRKGKGEDSFQVISLLRSSMFTDENHPTISLTELPNEDVLNFVSTVNDNKLHFHAVRLLLLDRLLSVKGPDETCLITDSFWSPILFDTIESFAVSMESTIFDIVYAQRKKYDALGLSVYEVLVNMLSGIYTEMTAKKLSGSKVGELDGQKNKLGKKLDRWIWLLDQINFEGKLKFRYLWSKFCYLQCISEVTDERLVISLDHIIAELNKSNIEIDISYANYQHTPRLHIQTVQSQRSKIKMVCKFTMMPTSDTENEDESNHDQLEALSRVLLVSTELDAPEEIEMAEFVKQSPFLLKLKLWRIVLDHYLTMKDHKNFQLCYFKVLGGLYDRLCSKEYSNQSQLQRQQTLLSTLSLVKSFTSLFIELISDHNKEWEIIVDDDIADRFELLTRVFIVIYPLIYFETLSNNRNRKFQSFFKKAAKSSSILKDIFIDIVCMLIMLFRKYVETKDSSSALFLTVDLICELHSLIGGFQFCDSGSGNFLNLAESFFCSVSNSSTFTPLRQILLCKYHLSIGGDSLTFEEHNTNAHAMDLESAVRLAKYLIRYEYQNKNPFLITTSRSNFKQLIDNVIEVIGKVNYSKSHILSRNFYFFEQYLESPVNVRTIREALNGTLEIELTKPCDGLQEIIDLGLYYISGVQLLNFYKLRKKTLQARPSELDSIIETLKTDILYKTNRFETWLLLGKCYSYVVEDDLIWTSDKLVVPAKKATIASVQRKAIMCYLMALSLCQAVTQSETITGTQKSENELIIREIYEALALELLNAHHKPMDSLCFQWNFGPTLLLTEDRELVESPGNSVPSISVENIYHVTLLSFQKAYELHGQLPDSTQNWLNIHYIVKLRFKLEKADFAKNCNDLSIEACNLAIAASTNGDVILEPHYSLVVKCYKSVKNDWITVTEGMKQLSMDNDFFAQDASFFETTDSTSKSDFYKKVIELLRKLLASDKRKWHHRPRYRIAKVLFDDFGDIDGAIEEMGQLMALKSVNKNLVNIWKPEYERPGKHFVYTYQYVMFYLNLLSSKHDYISLGHAARKMRRFGSGMINGAQATDRAVELFLTGARTALELNEKEHAELLLPSLNYQAFNKNCDDLIASFNQENYTTDVLDTLSIAYQLKKGSSSIAFDGVCLSIFFKYFYLPWTIEHVRDDDAQPQQPVKFVDNTNSTPSADPEAIPQSKSNNDTKTNTKQVSSRKRVSKKDTFDKVSQIVDKIT